From a single Prionailurus bengalensis isolate Pbe53 chromosome A1, Fcat_Pben_1.1_paternal_pri, whole genome shotgun sequence genomic region:
- the MXD3 gene encoding max dimerization protein 3 yields MEPVASNIQVLLQAAEFLERREREAEHGYASLCPHRSPGPVNKRRKRSPQASGTLDSGRSVHNELEKRRRAQLKRCLEELKQQMPLGADCARYTTLSLLRWARMHIQKLEEQEQQARRLKEKLRSKQQSLQQQLEQLRGLAGPGERERPRADSLDSSGLSSERSDSDQEEAEVDVESLVFGGEAELLRGFGAGQEHSYSHSRTTWL; encoded by the exons ATGGAACCTGTGGCCAGCAATATCCAGGTCCTGCTGCAGGCGGCCGAGTTCCTAGAGCGCCGcgagagag AAGCTGAGCATGGCTACGCGTCCCTGTGCCCGCACCGCAGTCCGGGCCCAGTCAACAAGAGGAGGAAGCGATCCCCCCAAGCTTCTGGCACGCTGGACAGTGGGCG GTCTGTGCACAACGAGCTGGAGAAGCGCAG GAGGGCCCAGTTGAAGAGGTGCCTGGAAGAGCTAAAACAGCAGATGCCCCTCGGGGCTGACTGTGCCCGGTACACCACACTGAGCCTTCTGCGCTGGGCCAGGATGCATATCCAG AAGCTTGAGGAGCAGGAGCAGCAGGCGCGGCGGCTCAAGGAGAAGCTGCGCAGTAAGCAGCAGAGCCTGCAGCAGCAGCTGGAGCAGCTCCGGGGGCTGGCGGGGCCAGGTGAGAGGGAGCGGCCACGGGCAGACAGCCTGGACTCTTCAGGCCTCTCGTCGGAGCGTTCGGACTCAGACCAAG AGGAGGCAGAGGTGGACGTGGAGAGCCTGGTGTTCGGGGGCGAGGCTGAGCTGCTGCGGGGCTTCGGCGCAGGCCAGGAGCACAGCTACTCACACAGCAGAACCACCTGGCTATGA